The following proteins are co-located in the Microvirga ossetica genome:
- a CDS encoding alpha/beta fold hydrolase — MSLAFDPQQPGVRRRVGGVTLHMIEAGPEDGPLVILLHGFPEFWWGWRYQIAPLVDAGFRVIAPDQRGYNLSDKPQGRRAYDLDILAKDVIGLADAVGRTAFSLVGHDWGGLVAWWTASRYPERVAKLAILNAPHPAIAGTYMRLHPSQMVKSLYVGFFQIPRLPEAVLSADNYRSLKDALLRTSRPGTFSEQDIAGYEQAWSQPGALTAMLNWYRALPFKPDMNDPGISPPTLVIWGARDRFLEKGLAEASLALCRSGNVVWIDDATHWVQHEEPDRVNAALVGFLNL, encoded by the coding sequence ATGAGCCTCGCCTTCGATCCGCAGCAGCCGGGTGTTCGGCGCCGGGTTGGAGGGGTCACGCTCCATATGATCGAGGCGGGGCCGGAGGACGGGCCGCTCGTCATCCTGCTGCACGGCTTTCCGGAATTCTGGTGGGGATGGCGCTATCAGATCGCACCGCTGGTCGACGCCGGCTTCCGCGTGATCGCGCCGGACCAGCGCGGCTACAATCTCAGCGACAAACCGCAGGGCCGGCGCGCCTACGATCTCGACATCCTGGCGAAGGACGTGATCGGGTTGGCCGATGCCGTCGGGCGGACGGCCTTTTCCCTCGTGGGCCACGACTGGGGCGGGCTGGTGGCCTGGTGGACCGCCTCGCGTTATCCGGAGCGCGTCGCGAAGCTCGCCATCCTCAACGCGCCCCATCCGGCCATTGCCGGAACCTACATGCGCCTGCATCCGAGCCAGATGGTCAAAAGCCTCTATGTCGGGTTCTTCCAGATCCCGCGCCTGCCCGAGGCCGTGCTCTCGGCCGACAATTATCGCAGCCTCAAGGATGCGCTCCTGCGCACGAGCCGCCCCGGCACGTTCTCGGAGCAGGATATCGCCGGTTACGAGCAGGCCTGGTCTCAGCCCGGAGCGCTCACGGCGATGCTGAACTGGTATCGCGCCCTGCCGTTCAAGCCCGACATGAACGATCCCGGAATCTCTCCTCCGACGCTCGTGATCTGGGGCGCCCGCGACCGCTTCCTGGAGAAGGGCCTCGCGGAGGCGAGCCTCGCGCTATGCCGGTCGGGCAATGTGGTCTGGATCGACGACGCCACCCATTGGGTTCAGCACGAGGAGCCGGATAGGGTCAACGCGGCGCTGGTGGGCTTTCTGAATCTCTAG
- the hisC gene encoding histidinol-phosphate transaminase — MSMSTRPQPRPGVMQIEAYVPGKSKAAGVAKIHKLSSNETPLGPSPKAAEAIRTFDHLELYPDGSATRLREAIAARYGLDPNRLICGAGSDELLALITHAYVGPGDEGIFTEHGFLVYRIAILAAGGIPVVAPEKDLRTDVDAILAKVTEKTKIVFLANPNNPTGTYIPFDEVKRLHANLPPHVVLVLDAAYAEYVRRNDYESGLELVATSENVVMTRTFSKIYGLANLRLGWMVAPPHIADAVNRIRGPFNVSGPAMAAGIAAIQDEAHIAKAVEHNEKWLAWLTREIEALGLKVTPSVGNFLLIHFPKDAGRTAKDADAFLSGRGLILRRIDAYGLPDALRLTVGDEEANGLVVAALRDFVGGQHA; from the coding sequence GTGTCGATGTCCACCCGTCCCCAGCCCCGTCCCGGCGTGATGCAGATCGAGGCCTATGTGCCCGGCAAGAGCAAGGCCGCAGGGGTTGCGAAGATCCATAAGCTCTCCTCGAACGAGACCCCGCTCGGCCCCTCGCCGAAGGCGGCCGAGGCGATCCGGACCTTCGACCATCTCGAGCTCTATCCGGACGGCAGCGCCACCCGGCTTCGCGAGGCGATCGCGGCACGCTATGGGCTCGATCCGAACCGGCTCATCTGCGGCGCGGGCTCCGATGAACTCCTGGCGCTGATCACCCATGCCTATGTGGGTCCGGGCGACGAGGGCATCTTCACCGAGCACGGATTCCTCGTGTATCGCATCGCGATCCTGGCGGCCGGCGGCATCCCCGTCGTGGCGCCGGAAAAGGACCTGCGCACCGATGTGGACGCGATCCTCGCGAAGGTGACCGAGAAGACCAAGATCGTCTTCCTCGCCAATCCTAACAACCCGACGGGCACCTACATCCCCTTCGACGAGGTGAAGCGCCTGCACGCGAACCTGCCGCCGCATGTGGTGCTGGTGCTCGATGCGGCCTATGCGGAATACGTCCGCCGCAACGATTACGAGTCCGGGCTCGAGCTCGTTGCCACCTCCGAGAACGTGGTGATGACCCGCACCTTCTCGAAGATCTACGGCCTCGCCAACCTGCGCCTCGGCTGGATGGTGGCGCCGCCCCACATCGCCGACGCGGTCAACCGCATCCGCGGCCCGTTCAACGTCAGCGGCCCGGCCATGGCCGCCGGCATCGCCGCGATCCAGGACGAGGCCCATATCGCGAAGGCCGTCGAGCACAACGAGAAATGGCTCGCCTGGCTCACCCGCGAGATCGAGGCCTTGGGCCTCAAGGTCACGCCGAGCGTCGGCAATTTCCTGCTCATCCATTTCCCGAAAGACGCGGGCAGGACGGCGAAGGACGCGGACGCGTTTCTATCCGGCCGCGGGCTGATCCTGCGCCGGATCGATGCTTACGGCCTCCCCGACGCCCTGCGCCTGACCGTGGGCGACGAGGAGGCGAACGGCCTCGTGGTGGCAGCTCTGCGCGATTTTGTAGGCGGCCAGCATGCCTGA
- a CDS encoding HlyC/CorC family transporter, translating into MIDDSSGDLWLAALVVVFCLLLSAFFSAGETAFTGASRSRMLVLEKGGDKRAKQVNRLLEMRERFIGTVLIGNNIVNIGVSAFATSVLVAIFGQEGAIYATVIMSVLVIVFAEVLPKTVAISSPETASLFLSRPMSWAVSLLGPLAIAIERIVKLMLLPFGIRIGENTPILSASEEIRGQVALLHKEGGVAKVERDMLGGLLDLEDLTVSEVMVHRTKMRTINADLSSEEIVREVLSSPYTRLPLWRESQENIVGVLHAKDLLRALDAVGGDAGKLKVEAIALETWFVPDTTSLKDQLKAFLAKKTHFALVVDEYGEVMGLVTLEDILEEIVGDIKDEHDLSVQGVRPQPNGSVNVDGSVPIRDLNRAMDWNLPDDEATTIAGLVIHKAQTIPDTGQIFTFDGYRFQVLRKSRNRIMALRITPLTQVRARAE; encoded by the coding sequence ATGATCGACGATTCCTCCGGCGATCTCTGGCTTGCGGCCCTGGTCGTCGTCTTCTGCCTCCTGCTCTCCGCCTTCTTCTCGGCGGGCGAGACGGCGTTCACCGGCGCCTCGCGCTCGCGCATGCTGGTTCTGGAAAAGGGCGGCGACAAGCGCGCCAAGCAGGTGAACCGCCTGCTCGAAATGCGCGAGCGCTTCATCGGCACGGTGCTGATCGGCAACAACATCGTCAATATCGGCGTCTCCGCCTTCGCCACGAGCGTGCTCGTCGCGATCTTCGGGCAAGAGGGCGCGATCTACGCCACGGTGATCATGTCGGTCCTAGTGATCGTCTTCGCCGAGGTGCTGCCGAAGACCGTCGCCATTTCCTCCCCTGAGACCGCATCGCTCTTTCTCTCGCGGCCCATGTCGTGGGCCGTGTCGCTCTTGGGTCCGCTTGCCATCGCCATCGAGCGCATCGTGAAGCTCATGCTGCTGCCCTTCGGCATCCGCATCGGCGAGAACACGCCGATCCTCTCGGCCTCCGAAGAAATTCGCGGACAGGTTGCCCTGCTGCACAAGGAGGGCGGCGTCGCGAAGGTGGAGCGTGACATGCTCGGCGGGCTCCTCGATCTCGAGGACCTCACGGTCTCGGAGGTGATGGTCCACCGCACCAAGATGCGCACGATCAACGCGGATCTCTCGTCGGAAGAGATCGTGCGCGAGGTTCTCTCCTCGCCCTATACGCGCCTGCCGCTCTGGCGCGAAAGCCAGGAGAACATCGTCGGCGTTCTTCACGCCAAGGACCTGCTGCGCGCGCTCGATGCGGTTGGCGGCGATGCTGGAAAGCTCAAGGTCGAGGCGATCGCGCTCGAAACCTGGTTCGTGCCCGACACCACGTCGCTCAAGGACCAGCTGAAGGCGTTCCTCGCCAAGAAGACGCACTTCGCCCTCGTCGTCGACGAATACGGCGAGGTGATGGGGCTCGTCACCCTCGAGGACATCCTCGAGGAGATCGTCGGCGACATCAAGGACGAGCACGACCTCTCGGTCCAGGGCGTGCGGCCGCAGCCCAACGGCTCGGTGAACGTGGACGGTTCCGTGCCGATCCGCGACCTCAACCGCGCCATGGACTGGAACCTGCCGGACGACGAGGCCACCACCATCGCGGGCCTCGTGATCCACAAGGCGCAGACCATTCCCGACACGGGCCAGATCTTCACCTTCGACGGCTACCGCTTCCAGGTGCTGCGCAAATCACGCAACCGCATCATGGCGCTCAGGATCACGCCGCTCACGCAGGTGCGCGCCAGGGCGGAGTGA
- a CDS encoding chorismate mutase, giving the protein MSAEKPAPDLADLRQEIDRIDEAMHRLLMERGTIIDRLIASKKASKAGLSSAFRPGREASMMRALAERHGGLLPLDTVEGIWRVIIGTFTYVQSSYSVHADISGGDAPMRDSARFHFGFTVPYVTHPSAAAVIEAVASSRGDLGIFRLDQGATSGAWWRTLADKRRPKIIARLPFIERPGHPAGTPVFVISKPLTDAAVRDVVLYAAQFERWHKGANEALTHLGGEVVASAADTHGLSELIAVPGSVEPAALKAALTKAGASLAQLAEIGSHAERFRVK; this is encoded by the coding sequence ATGTCCGCCGAGAAGCCCGCGCCCGACCTTGCCGATCTGCGCCAGGAGATCGACCGCATCGACGAGGCGATGCACCGGCTGCTCATGGAGCGCGGCACCATCATCGACCGGCTGATCGCCTCCAAGAAGGCCTCCAAGGCGGGCCTGAGCTCCGCCTTCCGTCCCGGACGCGAGGCCTCGATGATGAGGGCGCTCGCCGAGCGTCACGGGGGCCTCCTGCCGCTCGATACGGTGGAGGGCATCTGGCGGGTGATCATCGGCACCTTCACCTATGTCCAGTCCAGCTACTCCGTCCATGCCGACATTTCCGGCGGCGATGCGCCCATGCGCGACTCGGCCCGCTTCCATTTCGGCTTCACGGTGCCCTACGTCACCCACCCGAGCGCAGCGGCGGTGATCGAGGCGGTGGCTTCCTCCCGCGGCGATCTCGGCATCTTCCGCCTCGACCAGGGCGCGACCAGCGGCGCCTGGTGGCGCACGCTCGCCGACAAGCGTCGCCCGAAGATCATCGCGCGCCTGCCCTTCATCGAGCGTCCCGGCCATCCGGCCGGCACTCCGGTCTTCGTCATCTCGAAGCCCCTGACCGATGCGGCCGTGCGCGACGTGGTGCTCTATGCCGCCCAGTTCGAGCGCTGGCACAAGGGCGCCAACGAGGCCCTGACCCACCTCGGCGGCGAGGTGGTGGCGAGCGCCGCCGACACCCACGGGCTCTCCGAGCTCATCGCCGTGCCGGGCAGCGTCGAGCCCGCCGCGCTCAAGGCCGCGCTGACCAAGGCGGGCGCGAGCCTCGCCCAGCTCGCCGAGATCGGCAGCCATGCCGAACGTTTCCGCGTGAAATGA
- the metW gene encoding methionine biosynthesis protein MetW codes for MESGHRLDFLLLADMVEPGSRVLDVGCGDGSLLALLRDRKRVDGRGIEISREGVNACLAKGLPVIQGDADTDLADYPDDAFDYVILSQTIQATRQPRVVLEHLLRIGRRAIVSFPNFGHWRVRFELGVRGRMPMTENLPYSWYDTPNIHFCTIRDFVELCREVGAQMEKAVALNAGGQPMRVSLPWWVWNLLGDQGVFLLKRR; via the coding sequence ATGGAAAGCGGCCACAGGCTCGATTTCCTCCTCCTTGCCGACATGGTGGAGCCGGGCTCGCGCGTGCTCGACGTCGGTTGCGGCGACGGCTCGCTCCTCGCCCTCCTGCGCGACCGCAAGCGCGTCGACGGGCGCGGCATCGAGATCTCGCGCGAGGGCGTCAATGCCTGCCTCGCCAAGGGGCTCCCCGTGATCCAGGGCGATGCCGACACGGATCTCGCCGATTACCCGGACGATGCCTTCGATTACGTGATCCTGTCGCAGACGATCCAGGCCACGCGCCAGCCGAGGGTGGTGCTGGAGCATCTCCTGCGCATCGGCCGCCGGGCCATCGTGTCTTTCCCGAATTTCGGCCATTGGCGCGTGCGCTTCGAGCTCGGCGTGCGCGGCCGCATGCCGATGACCGAAAACCTGCCCTATTCCTGGTACGACACGCCCAACATCCATTTCTGCACCATCCGCGACTTCGTCGAACTGTGCCGCGAGGTCGGGGCGCAGATGGAAAAGGCCGTGGCGCTCAACGCCGGCGGCCAGCCCATGCGGGTCAGCCTGCCCTGGTGGGTGTGGAACCTGCTCGGCGACCAGGGCGTGTTTTTGTTGAAGCGGCGGTGA
- a CDS encoding shikimate kinase yields the protein MNTISRFNSLDEVGGQDQAGQRGQPLSRRLGARSLVLVGLMGAGKSTVGRRLAQTLQLPFRDADHEIEAAAGMTIPEIFAIHGEDHFRDGERRVIARLLQEGPIVLATGGGAFMNDETRLRIAEHGISLWLKADLDVLMRRVRKRTTRPLLQNPDPEGTMRRLMEVRYPIYATADITVDSHEAPHDRVVADIVKALGEWLGKDNEGNAAP from the coding sequence ATGAACACTATCAGCCGCTTCAATTCACTCGATGAAGTCGGCGGGCAAGACCAGGCAGGCCAGCGCGGCCAACCCTTAAGCCGCCGGCTTGGTGCGCGATCGCTCGTGCTCGTCGGTCTCATGGGTGCCGGAAAGAGCACCGTGGGCCGCAGGCTCGCGCAGACGCTCCAATTGCCGTTCCGCGACGCTGATCACGAGATCGAGGCCGCAGCCGGCATGACGATCCCCGAAATCTTCGCCATCCACGGCGAGGACCATTTTCGCGACGGTGAGCGCCGGGTGATCGCGCGCCTGCTGCAGGAAGGGCCGATCGTGCTCGCCACCGGCGGCGGCGCCTTCATGAACGACGAGACCCGCCTGCGCATCGCCGAGCACGGCATCTCGCTCTGGCTCAAGGCCGATCTCGACGTGCTCATGCGCCGGGTGCGCAAGCGGACCACCCGCCCGCTGCTGCAGAATCCCGATCCGGAAGGCACCATGCGCCGCCTCATGGAAGTCCGTTATCCGATCTATGCCACCGCCGACATCACCGTCGATTCCCACGAGGCCCCGCACGACCGGGTCGTGGCCGACATCGTCAAGGCCCTGGGCGAATGGCTGGGCAAGGACAACGAGGGAAACGCCGCACCATGA
- the aroB gene encoding 3-dehydroquinate synthase has protein sequence MTSAAARRDTPSPITVPVPLDDRAYDILVGRGLIETAGSRIAALGARAAAVVTDEHVGPLYADALARSLEAQGLRVSVVTLPPGEATKSYASLERVCDAVLAAKIERGDLVVALGGGVVGDLAGFAAAVVRRGVRFVQVPTTLLSQVDSSVGGKTGINSRHGKNLVGAFHQPSLVLADTALLNTLPVREMRAGYAEVAKYGLIDDARFFAWCEANWQGIFAGGPERDEAVAQSCRAKADVVVRDEHETGDRALLNLGHTFGHALEKITAYDSARLVHGEGVAIGLNLAFRFSAFLGLAPAADAERVERHLKAAGLPTRLGDVPGGCGTVDHLLDAMAQDKKVKGGALTFILARGIGQSFIAPGIDPDRVRAFLANEIDASQP, from the coding sequence ATGACGAGCGCCGCCGCCCGGAGGGATACCCCATCTCCCATCACGGTCCCCGTCCCCTTGGACGACAGGGCCTATGACATCCTGGTCGGACGCGGCCTGATCGAAACAGCCGGATCGCGCATCGCGGCGCTTGGCGCCCGCGCCGCCGCCGTCGTGACCGACGAGCATGTGGGCCCGCTCTATGCCGATGCCCTGGCCCGATCCCTCGAGGCGCAGGGTCTGCGCGTTTCCGTCGTCACCCTGCCTCCGGGCGAGGCGACCAAGTCCTATGCCAGCCTGGAGCGGGTCTGCGACGCGGTGCTGGCGGCAAAGATCGAGCGCGGCGACCTCGTGGTGGCGCTCGGCGGCGGCGTGGTCGGGGATCTCGCGGGCTTTGCCGCAGCGGTGGTTCGCCGGGGCGTGCGCTTCGTGCAGGTGCCGACCACCCTGCTCTCCCAGGTCGATTCCTCGGTCGGCGGCAAGACCGGCATCAATTCCCGCCACGGCAAGAACCTCGTCGGGGCCTTCCATCAGCCGAGCCTGGTGCTGGCCGACACAGCGCTCCTCAATACGCTGCCCGTGCGCGAGATGCGCGCCGGCTATGCGGAGGTGGCGAAGTACGGCCTCATCGACGACGCACGCTTCTTCGCCTGGTGCGAAGCCAATTGGCAGGGCATCTTCGCCGGCGGGCCGGAGCGGGACGAGGCCGTGGCGCAGAGCTGCCGCGCCAAGGCCGATGTGGTGGTGCGCGACGAGCACGAGACCGGCGACCGGGCACTGCTCAATCTCGGCCACACCTTCGGCCACGCGCTCGAAAAGATCACGGCCTACGATTCCGCCCGCCTCGTCCATGGCGAGGGCGTCGCCATCGGCCTCAACCTCGCCTTCCGCTTCTCCGCCTTCCTCGGGCTCGCCCCGGCGGCGGATGCCGAGCGCGTCGAGAGGCATCTGAAGGCCGCCGGGCTCCCCACGCGCCTGGGCGATGTTCCGGGCGGCTGCGGCACCGTCGATCACTTGCTCGACGCGATGGCGCAGGACAAGAAGGTGAAGGGCGGCGCGCTGACCTTCATCCTCGCCCGCGGCATCGGGCAGAGCTTCATCGCGCCCGGCATCGACCCGGACAGGGTCCGCGCCTTCCTGGCAAACGAAATCGACGCATCGCAGCCATGA
- a CDS encoding histidine kinase, whose product MPTLFRFLLVVAILAGLGFAAMFALATFVKPDPREITVPVSTSRPSSSS is encoded by the coding sequence GTGCCCACCCTGTTCCGGTTTCTCCTCGTCGTCGCCATTCTCGCAGGCCTTGGCTTTGCCGCGATGTTCGCCCTGGCGACCTTCGTCAAGCCCGATCCGCGCGAGATCACGGTCCCGGTCTCCACCAGCCGCCCCTCATCGTCTTCATGA
- the xerD gene encoding site-specific tyrosine recombinase XerD produces MSGARHASLFLDMLAAERGASKNTLDAYRRDLDDYLAYLAEAGTAPDKAASATVRGFMASLEERGLKASSAARRLSAVRQFHKFLYVEGYAPADPTAAVSAPKRGRALPKVLSVAEVDRLLQVAYEGIQHPEASPPDKLRAARMACLLELLYATGLRVSELVALPRSAARTRDRFLVVRGKGAKERLVPLTEAAQDAARAYLALMEEQKKAAGPWLFPADSESGHLTRQAFARDLKAIAGAAGLRADKVSPHVLRHAFASHLLQNGADLRVVQELLGHSDISTTQIYTHVLDERLKSMVRDLHPLAEGG; encoded by the coding sequence ATGAGCGGCGCGCGCCACGCCAGCCTTTTCCTCGACATGCTCGCCGCCGAGCGCGGCGCCTCCAAGAATACGCTCGACGCTTATCGGCGCGATCTCGACGATTATTTGGCCTATCTCGCCGAGGCCGGCACGGCGCCCGACAAGGCTGCCTCCGCCACCGTGCGGGGCTTCATGGCGAGCCTGGAGGAGCGGGGCCTGAAGGCGTCGTCCGCCGCCCGCCGGCTCTCGGCCGTGCGCCAGTTCCACAAGTTCCTCTACGTGGAGGGCTATGCCCCTGCCGACCCGACGGCCGCGGTGTCCGCTCCGAAGCGGGGCAGGGCGCTCCCAAAAGTTCTCTCCGTCGCCGAGGTCGACCGCCTGCTGCAGGTCGCCTATGAGGGCATCCAGCATCCCGAGGCCTCGCCGCCGGATAAGCTTCGCGCGGCCCGCATGGCCTGCCTGCTGGAACTCCTCTACGCCACCGGCCTGCGCGTCTCGGAACTCGTCGCGCTGCCGCGCAGCGCCGCCAGGACCCGCGACCGCTTTCTGGTGGTGCGCGGCAAGGGCGCCAAGGAGCGGCTGGTCCCGCTCACCGAGGCGGCGCAGGACGCGGCGCGGGCCTATCTCGCGCTCATGGAGGAGCAGAAGAAGGCGGCCGGCCCCTGGCTGTTCCCGGCCGACAGCGAGAGCGGCCACCTCACCCGGCAAGCCTTCGCCCGCGATCTGAAGGCGATTGCGGGCGCCGCGGGCTTGCGCGCCGACAAGGTCAGCCCCCACGTGCTCCGCCACGCCTTCGCCAGCCACCTGCTCCAGAACGGCGCCGACCTGCGCGTGGTGCAGGAGCTTCTGGGCCATTCCGACATCTCGACGACGCAGATCTATACCCATGTGCTCGACGAGCGCCTGAAGAGCATGGTGCGGGACCTGCACCCGCTGGCGGAGGGGGGATAG
- the metX gene encoding homoserine O-acetyltransferase MetX: protein MSFVPLSSEPRSQVDDPSSLLMRFGADEPLMMDAGIALAPWQIAYQTYGTLNADKSNAVLICHALTGDQHVANDNPVTGKPGWWLTMVGPGRPVDTDRFFVICANVIGGCMGTTGPASLNPATGKPYALDFPVVTIRDMVRAQAALIDRLGIDKLFSVIGGSMGGMQVLQWAVSYPDRVFSALPIAAATRHSAQNIAFHEVGRQAVMADPEWRGGRYLTEGTRPSKGLAVARMGAHITYLSEMALHRKFGRNFQDRVAPTFSFDADFQIESYLRYQGISFVERFDANSYLYVTRAMDYFDLAAEHGGSLAKAFKATPTRFCVISFTSDWLFPTSDSRAIVHALNAAAASVAFVEVESDKGHDAFLLEEPEMFAAARGFIDAAARVRGIA, encoded by the coding sequence ATGTCATTTGTGCCCCTGTCCTCCGAACCGCGAAGCCAGGTCGACGACCCGTCGAGCCTGCTCATGCGCTTTGGCGCGGACGAGCCCCTGATGATGGATGCGGGCATCGCACTCGCCCCCTGGCAGATCGCCTATCAGACCTACGGCACGCTCAACGCCGACAAGTCCAACGCCGTCCTGATCTGCCACGCGCTCACCGGCGACCAGCACGTGGCGAACGACAATCCCGTGACCGGCAAGCCCGGCTGGTGGCTGACCATGGTCGGGCCCGGCCGGCCCGTGGACACGGACCGCTTCTTCGTGATCTGCGCCAACGTGATCGGCGGCTGCATGGGCACCACGGGGCCCGCCTCGCTCAACCCGGCGACCGGCAAGCCCTATGCCCTCGATTTTCCCGTGGTGACGATCCGCGACATGGTGCGCGCGCAGGCCGCCCTGATCGACCGGCTCGGCATCGACAAGCTGTTTAGCGTCATCGGTGGCTCCATGGGCGGCATGCAGGTGCTGCAATGGGCGGTGAGCTATCCGGACCGGGTCTTCTCCGCGTTGCCCATCGCCGCGGCGACCCGCCATTCGGCGCAGAACATCGCCTTCCACGAGGTCGGCCGCCAGGCGGTGATGGCCGATCCGGAGTGGCGCGGCGGACGCTACCTGACCGAGGGCACGCGCCCCTCCAAGGGCCTCGCCGTCGCCCGCATGGGCGCGCATATCACCTATCTCTCCGAGATGGCGCTGCACCGGAAGTTCGGACGCAATTTCCAGGACCGGGTCGCCCCCACCTTCTCCTTCGACGCCGATTTCCAGATCGAGAGCTACCTGCGCTACCAGGGCATCTCCTTCGTCGAGCGCTTCGATGCCAATTCCTATCTCTACGTCACCCGGGCGATGGATTATTTCGATCTCGCGGCGGAGCATGGCGGCTCGCTCGCCAAGGCGTTCAAGGCAACGCCGACGCGCTTCTGCGTGATCTCGTTCACCTCCGACTGGCTCTTCCCCACGTCGGACTCGCGCGCCATCGTGCACGCGCTCAACGCGGCGGCGGCTTCCGTCGCCTTCGTCGAGGTCGAGAGCGACAAGGGGCACGACGCTTTCCTGCTCGAGGAGCCCGAGATGTTCGCCGCCGCCCGCGGCTTCATCGACGCGGCCGCGCGGGTCAGGGGAATCGCATGA
- a CDS encoding glucan ABC transporter ATP-binding protein/ permease, whose amino-acid sequence MRLVGLYIRVLGQLGSDMRIGAVLALANVALAISAFAEPILFGRIIDVLTRGQVPGTSPVTFGVLMPLIVAWVAFGLFSIGAGALVALHADRLAHRRRLAVVANYFEHVLELPLAFHTSTHSGRVLKVMLEGSGAMSWLWLGFFREHFAALIALVVLLPLTVFLNWRLGLLLVGLVGIFSILTAVVLRKTETLQGSVERYHSSLAEHASDALGNVPVIQSFTRVEAETRSLRMIIQQLLQAQNPVLSWWALASVASRASATITVTAIFLLGTWLHLNGLATIGEIVMFMSIATMLIARLEQAVSFINQLFMQGPKLQEFFEILDTAPVVHDRPNARHIERYAGEVAFDNVSFSYDGKRSAVQDVSFTVLAGENVALVGATGSGKSTTLGLLHRAFDPQSGAIRIDGLDIRDMTLASLRRNIGVVFQEPMLFARTIRENLQVGRPDATDAEMIEALERAQAIEFINRQAEGLDTVIGERGRSLSGGERQRLSIARALLKNPPILILDEATSALDAATERKLQMALDEVMKGRTTFVIAHRLATIRNANRILVFDHGRVIESGTFDELVARGGRFAELAKAQFMAAEEPPKRVRVSAHA is encoded by the coding sequence ATGAGGCTAGTCGGGCTTTACATCCGCGTTCTCGGACAGCTCGGGTCCGATATGCGCATCGGCGCGGTGCTCGCGCTGGCCAATGTGGCGCTCGCCATTTCCGCTTTCGCGGAGCCGATCCTGTTCGGGCGCATCATCGACGTGCTCACCCGGGGCCAGGTGCCGGGTACTTCGCCCGTGACCTTCGGCGTGCTGATGCCCCTCATTGTCGCCTGGGTCGCCTTCGGCCTGTTCTCCATCGGCGCAGGCGCCCTCGTCGCGCTGCATGCGGACCGTCTCGCCCATCGCCGGCGCCTTGCCGTGGTGGCCAATTACTTCGAGCACGTGCTCGAACTGCCGCTCGCCTTCCACACCTCCACCCATTCGGGCCGCGTGCTGAAGGTGATGCTGGAGGGCTCGGGCGCCATGTCCTGGCTCTGGCTCGGTTTCTTCCGCGAGCATTTCGCGGCGCTCATCGCTCTCGTCGTCCTGCTTCCGCTCACTGTCTTCCTGAACTGGCGTCTCGGGCTGCTGCTCGTCGGGCTCGTCGGAATCTTCTCGATTCTTACGGCCGTCGTGCTGCGCAAGACCGAAACCCTGCAGGGCTCCGTCGAGCGCTACCACTCGAGCCTGGCCGAGCACGCCTCCGATGCGCTGGGCAATGTGCCGGTCATCCAGTCCTTCACCCGCGTCGAAGCCGAGACCCGCTCGCTGCGCATGATCATCCAGCAACTGCTCCAGGCGCAGAACCCCGTTCTGTCCTGGTGGGCGCTCGCCTCCGTCGCATCCCGCGCCTCGGCCACGATCACGGTCACGGCCATCTTCCTGCTCGGCACCTGGCTGCATTTGAACGGGCTCGCCACCATCGGCGAGATCGTCATGTTCATGAGCATCGCGACCATGCTGATCGCGCGGCTGGAGCAGGCGGTGAGCTTCATCAACCAGCTTTTCATGCAGGGGCCGAAGCTGCAGGAGTTCTTCGAGATCCTGGACACCGCGCCGGTCGTGCACGACCGCCCGAATGCGCGGCACATCGAGCGCTATGCGGGCGAAGTGGCCTTCGACAACGTAAGCTTCTCCTATGACGGCAAGCGCTCGGCGGTGCAGGACGTTTCCTTCACGGTCCTTGCGGGCGAGAATGTCGCTCTGGTCGGGGCTACAGGCTCCGGGAAGTCGACCACCCTGGGCCTTCTGCACCGGGCCTTCGATCCGCAATCGGGCGCCATCCGCATCGACGGTCTCGACATCCGCGACATGACCCTCGCATCCCTGCGGCGCAACATCGGGGTGGTGTTCCAGGAGCCGATGCTGTTCGCCCGCACCATCCGCGAGAACCTGCAGGTCGGGCGGCCCGACGCGACCGATGCGGAGATGATCGAGGCGCTGGAGCGCGCCCAGGCCATCGAGTTCATCAACCGGCAGGCGGAAGGGCTCGACACGGTGATCGGCGAACGCGGCCGCTCGCTCTCCGGGGGCGAGCGCCAGCGCCTGTCGATAGCCCGCGCGCTGTTGAAGAACCCGCCGATCCTGATCCTCGACGAGGCGACGAGCGCTCTCGACGCCGCCACCGAGCGCAAGCTGCAGATGGCGCTCGACGAGGTGATGAAGGGACGCACGACCTTCGTCATCGCCCACCGCCTCGCCACCATCCGCAACGCCAACCGCATCCTCGTCTTCGACCATGGGCGGGTGATCGAGAGCGGCACCTTCGACGAGCTCGTGGCGCGGGGCGGCCGCTTCGCGGAGCTGGCCAAGGCGCAGTTCATGGCAGCCGAAGAGCCTCCGAAGCGCGTCCGGGTCTCGGCACACGCATGA